The proteins below are encoded in one region of Xenopus laevis strain J_2021 chromosome 8L, Xenopus_laevis_v10.1, whole genome shotgun sequence:
- the LOC108698528 gene encoding metal cation efflux system protein CzcD isoform X1: MMEGGERAEQLKETLRREGKELGEGRMKAQQEREGQSMISTTLLLPVALFVLLAQLILSRFSDSLLSLTDSAHTFSLLLVLCPPFILSHSKSLPHYACLRLPTLFSLLSPLLLSSLSFSLALGSMGRFVHPHHPHRPVLIFAAGVLGLGFNAIFIAATGTWQETGSKLTGGTKRRWLLILRLLSFLTPSSLLLASSLSLHLTDKDSPVLHYMDPALCLVSVAILITSVYSSMVENACILLQAVPPCFDLCGLKKDLEILCGPEGHHELHVWALAPGNGVASLHINCSGPEAYQVFLEQAQLLFKRHGISLITVQPEFGAHGPCRLACGLSCTQHLCCESQVLKAKVLVPTNPCP, translated from the exons ATGATGGAGGGAGGAGAGCGAGCAGAGCAGTTGAAAGAAACACTaaggagagaaggaaaggaaCTTGGAGAAGGGAGGATGAAAGCTCAACAGGAGAGGGAAGGACAAAG CATGATTTCTACAACACTCCTTTTGCCCGTTGCCCTCTTTGTTCTCCTTGCCCAGCTCATCCTGAGTCGTTTCTCTGATTCCCTGCTCAGCCTCACTGATAGTGCCCATACCTTTTCTCTCCTACTTGTCCTCTGCCCCCCCTTCATTCTCTCCCATTCCAAATCCCTTCCCCACTATGCCTGCCTCCGCCTCCCAACtcttttttctttactttctccTCTCTTACTCTCTTCCCTTAGTTTCTCACTTGCCTTAGGATCCATGGGACGCTTCGTCCATCCCCATCACCCACATCGCCCAGTTCTCATCTTTGCAGCAGGGGTGCTGGGATTGGGCTTCAATGCTATCTTTATAGCAGCCACTGGGACATGGCAAG AAACTGGCTCAAAACTAACAGGAGGGACAAAAAGAAGATGGCTGTTGATCTTGCGCCTTCTGTCTTTTTTAACACCTTCATCTCTCCTTCTGGCAAGCAGCCTCTCTCTCCACCTCACAGACAAGGACAGTCCTGTTCTGCACTACATGGACCCTGCCCTTTGCTTGGTTTCTGTTGCTATCCTTATTACTTCAGTATACTCCAGCATGGTGGAGAATGCATGCATTTTACTTCAGGCTGTGCCACCTTGCTTTGATCTATGTGGACTCAAGAAAGACCTAGAGATACTTTGTGGCCCTGAAGGTCACCATGAGCTTCATGTATGGGCCCTAGCCCCTGGGAATGGAGTTGCTTCACTACACATTAACTGTTCAGGGCCAGAAGCATACCAAGTCTTCCTGGAACAGGCCCAACTACTATTTAAGCGTCATGGGATAAGCCTGATTACAGTGCAACCTGAGTTTGGGGCACATGGCCCTTGCAGGTTAGCCTGTGGTCTCTCCTGCACCCAGCACCTCTGTTGTGAGTCTCAGGTGCTGAAAGCAAAAGTTCTGGTGCCAACAAACCCCTGCCCTTGA
- the LOC108698528 gene encoding zinc transporter 1 isoform X2: MMEGGERAEQLKETLRREGKELGEGRMKAQQEREGQSFSLALGSMGRFVHPHHPHRPVLIFAAGVLGLGFNAIFIAATGTWQETGSKLTGGTKRRWLLILRLLSFLTPSSLLLASSLSLHLTDKDSPVLHYMDPALCLVSVAILITSVYSSMVENACILLQAVPPCFDLCGLKKDLEILCGPEGHHELHVWALAPGNGVASLHINCSGPEAYQVFLEQAQLLFKRHGISLITVQPEFGAHGPCRLACGLSCTQHLCCESQVLKAKVLVPTNPCP, encoded by the exons ATGATGGAGGGAGGAGAGCGAGCAGAGCAGTTGAAAGAAACACTaaggagagaaggaaaggaaCTTGGAGAAGGGAGGATGAAAGCTCAACAGGAGAGGGAAGGACAAAG TTTCTCACTTGCCTTAGGATCCATGGGACGCTTCGTCCATCCCCATCACCCACATCGCCCAGTTCTCATCTTTGCAGCAGGGGTGCTGGGATTGGGCTTCAATGCTATCTTTATAGCAGCCACTGGGACATGGCAAG AAACTGGCTCAAAACTAACAGGAGGGACAAAAAGAAGATGGCTGTTGATCTTGCGCCTTCTGTCTTTTTTAACACCTTCATCTCTCCTTCTGGCAAGCAGCCTCTCTCTCCACCTCACAGACAAGGACAGTCCTGTTCTGCACTACATGGACCCTGCCCTTTGCTTGGTTTCTGTTGCTATCCTTATTACTTCAGTATACTCCAGCATGGTGGAGAATGCATGCATTTTACTTCAGGCTGTGCCACCTTGCTTTGATCTATGTGGACTCAAGAAAGACCTAGAGATACTTTGTGGCCCTGAAGGTCACCATGAGCTTCATGTATGGGCCCTAGCCCCTGGGAATGGAGTTGCTTCACTACACATTAACTGTTCAGGGCCAGAAGCATACCAAGTCTTCCTGGAACAGGCCCAACTACTATTTAAGCGTCATGGGATAAGCCTGATTACAGTGCAACCTGAGTTTGGGGCACATGGCCCTTGCAGGTTAGCCTGTGGTCTCTCCTGCACCCAGCACCTCTGTTGTGAGTCTCAGGTGCTGAAAGCAAAAGTTCTGGTGCCAACAAACCCCTGCCCTTGA